A stretch of the Vigna radiata var. radiata cultivar VC1973A chromosome 7, Vradiata_ver6, whole genome shotgun sequence genome encodes the following:
- the LOC106766758 gene encoding calmodulin-binding protein 60 D — protein MHGRYGERSSGAAREKRGLDSASAXEGQPDRKRPALASVIVEALKVDSLQKLCSSLEPILRRVVSEEVERALAKLCPSKLAGRSSPKRIEGLDGTNLQLQFKTRLSLPLFTGGKVEGEQGSAVHIVLIDANTGNIVTSGPESCVRLDVIVLEGDFNNEDDDNWTEEEFDSHIVKEREGKRPLLTGDLQITLKEGVGTLGELTFTDNSSWIRSRKFRLGLKVALGCCDGMRIREAKSEPFTVKDHRGELYKKHYPPALNDEVWRLEKIGKDGSFHKRLNKAGVYTVEDFLRLVVRDPQRLRNILGSGMSNKMWDILVEHAKTCVLSGKHYVYYPEDARNVGVVFNNIYELSGLIANDQFYSADSLSENQKVYVDTLVKKAYDNWMHVIEYDGKSLVNDIEDKTLDTAHPQAPMTSHEYSNSLQQMSIPALALPGHAGQPSMDSGVTVGGYHDGTTSRFSLQPHNPSLNSSIQFDDNAFSLQNQLMSVPHHAQLPRNENGLTVGPEQSSTHGFDPVSISNPTYRGVEEYFPEEEIRIRSHEMLENEDMQHLLRMFNMGGQPNPTFNGHDDGYPSSSTYVSANPMGYNFDDEPNRSSGKAVVGWLKLKAALRWGIFIRKQAAERRAQLVELDDP, from the exons ATGCACGGAAGGTATGGCGAGAGATCGAGCGGCGCGGCGCGAGAGAAGCGAGGTTTGGATTCGGCTTCGGCCGNAGAAGGCCAACCTGATCGGAAACGACCTGCTTTGGCTAG TGTAATTGTTGAAGCCCTGAAGGTTGACAGTCTGCAGAAACTTTGCTCATCACTGGAGCCTATTCTACGCAGAGTT GTTAGTGAAGAAGTCGAGCGTGCTTTGGCAAAACTATGCCCCTCCAAGCTTGCTGGCAG GTCTTCCCCAAAGCGAATAGAAGGCCTTGATGGCACAAATTTACAATTGCAGTTCAAGACCAGGCTGTCCCTTCCCCTCTTCACAGGTGGAAAGGTGGAGGGAGAGCAAGGTTCAGCTGTTCATATCGTTTTAATTGATGCAAACACTGGCAATATTGTCACATCAGGGCCAGAGTCATGTGTCAGGCTAGATGTTATTGTACTGGAGGGAGATTTCAATAACGAGGATGATGATAATTGGACTGAAGAAGAATTTGATAGTCATATTGTGAAAGAGCGGGAAGGAAAAAGGCCTCTTCTAACTGGTGATCTGCAAATCACACTTAAGGAAGGGGTAGGAACACTGGGTGAGCTTACATTTACGGACAACTCTAGCTGGATAAGGAGTAGGAAGTTCAGGTTGGGCCTGAAAGTTGCCTTGGGTTGCTGCGATGGAATGCGTATCCGTGAAGCCAAATCAGAACCTTTCACTGTTAAGGATCATCGCGGAGAAT TATACAAGAAGCACTACCCTCCTGCCTTGAATGACGAGGTCTGGAGACTGGAGAAAATTGGCAAGGATGGCTCATTTCACAAAAGGCTAAATAAAGCTGGAGTATATACTGTTGAAGACTTCTTAAGACTTGTGGTCAGAGACCCTCAGAGATTGCGGAAT ATCCTTGGAAGCGGCATGTCAAATAAGATGTGGGATATTCTTGTTGAACATGCCAAGACTTGCGTTCTCAGTGGAAAACATTATGTGTACTATCCTGAAGATGCAAGAAATGTGGGTGTTGTTTTCAACAATATTTATGAATTAAGTGGCTTAATTGCCAACGATCAATTTTACTCAGCTGATTCTCTCTCTGAGAATCAAAAG GTTTATGTAGACACGTTGGTGAAGAAAGCATATGATAATTGGATGCACGTTATCGAGTATGATGGGAAGTCTCTGGTAAATGACATTGAGGATAAGACTTTGGACACTGCTCATCCTCAGGCACCAATGACTTCCCATGAATATTCAAACTCCCTTCAACAGATGTCCATCCCAGCTTTGGCACTTCCAGGACATGCTGGCCAGCCTTCAATGGATTCAGGAGTAACAGTTGGAG GTTATCATGATGGAACAACTTCTAGATTCTCCTTGCAACCACATAATCCTAGTCTTAACTCTTCCATTCAGTTTGATGATAACGCATTTTCTCTACAAAACCAGTTGATGAGTGTTCCACACCATGCCCAACTTCCAAGAAATGAGAATGGACTAACTGTTGGTCCTGAACAATCATCTACACATGGCTTTGACCCTGTCAGCATTTCAAATCCTACTTATAGAGGAGTTGAAGAATACTTCCCCGAGGAAGAAATTCGTATTAGAAGTCACGAGATGCTAGAAAATGAAGATATGCAGCATCTACTCCGTATGTTTAACATGGGGGGCCAACCAAATCCTACCTTTAATGGCCATGATGATGGGTACCCTAGTTCATCTACATACGTTTCTGCAAACCCCATGGGCTacaattttgatgatgaaccAAATCGTTCCTCAGGCAAAGCTGTTGTAGGCTGGCTCAAGCTGAAGGCAGCATTAAGATGGGGGATTTTTATTCGGAAGCAAGCTGCTGAGAGACGGGCACAACTTGTTGAATTGGACGACCCATAG